The stretch of DNA CCTTCGACTACCTCGCGCGAACCACCCCCAAAGGAAGCTCTAGATCTTCTACTACGTCTACCCATCTATCCAGCGATTCAACTTTTTCCATATTTCTTTCAAACGTCTAAGAAATTGACAAATCCTTCTTTGGGGGAAAAAAAATTCGTGGAGGGTGGTTGGCGAAGGATTCGAACGGAGTGTGCGAAATTCTTGATCGATCGGATCTAGGATCGACGAATTCGGCTGTCTTTCTATCCCTGTGCGTGATGTAACAACTAAGAATGGCCAGGGTGTTCCACCCTCTTCTAAATCGTTCGTATTACGGTACAAGCATGGATttactttcaaataaaaatttgccaCCAACGAAATCTTTTCGCTTGTTCGAGAAAACATCCGATTAAACCTTCAATTATGTAAGAAGGTGTAATTAGAAAGCCTTTGTATCCCTTTTAATACCAACGACTTAACgaacaataattattttcatctaaAAACCAAGGATGATCCACCCTGAGCGTGCGTGTTTTACGTATCCTATTCGTCTCGCGTCGgatcaatatatatatatatatattttttttttacattaacGAATCATTCTCCCGTAGTAACCGTAGTCGTAAAGCGATTAGTAGTTTAGTTAGTGTGTGAATTAATAGTAGTCAGCAATAGCAGCGCCCCTCTTCTCCTATAACACACGGCGCGCCTTAATAGTCGAAATAGGCGGTGTAATAGTAACAGTTGTATGCGGTCGTCTTCCACCTTACGATTAAtagttaataattaatagtaGCGGTAACATAGTAGTAGTTTACCTTACAATAGCGTTGTTATTAAttagtaatagtagtagtagtagtagtagtagtagtagtagtagtagtagtagtgaTAGTAGTAGTGTTAGCTGCAGCAGCAATAGTAGTAATagtggtagtagtagtagcGATAGTAGCAGTAACAGTAGTAGtgatagtagtagtagtagtaatagtgTTAGTGATAGTAGTAGTTGTAGCAGTAGCAGCAGCAGTAGTGATACTAGTAGTGTTAGTAGTAATAGCAATAGTAGCAACGgtagtaatagtaatagtagtagtagctGCAGTAGTGGTAGTAATAGTAGTGCTAGTATTAGTAGCAGTAGCAGTAGTGACGGT from Bombus huntii isolate Logan2020A chromosome 3, iyBomHunt1.1, whole genome shotgun sequence encodes:
- the LOC126863568 gene encoding putative protein TPRXL → MKDLDNIARVKAHNSSNSGSSSSDSSSNSSSDSSSSSNSVSDSSSCSSSSSSSDTSSVSSNSNSSNGSNSNSSSSCSSGSNSSASISSSSSSDGSSDSSSDSNSSSGGAVVVSDFSYFSAYGGGADGDGGMVVVVIVVQ